From a region of the Halolamina sp. CBA1230 genome:
- the metG gene encoding methionine--tRNA ligase, producing the protein MSHEEFPTDRPAVVTCGLPYANGDLHIGHLRGYTAADAVNRSLKKLGQQSAYVCGSDMHGTPIAVNAAEEGVSPEEFAMGYHEEYAEAFPKFNVEFDNYGHTHDETNTELTREFVERLEDAGYVYEDEIMVAWDPEEDQPLPDRYVEGTCPYCGAQARGDECDEGCGRHLEPGEIENPVSTLTGNPAEYREREHKYFAVSELAEYLSDFLDRLEGTSNAQNQPREWLEEGLQDWCITRDMDWGVDYPGEDELVLYVWVDAPIEYVSSTKQYSERVGADEYDWEEVWGRDGGDGGEIVHVIGRDIIQHHTIFWPAMLHATGHAEPRAVCATGFVTIDGKGLSTSRNRAIWAEEYLDEGFHPDLLRYYLTTMGGFQQDLDFTWERFQERVNGELVGTVGNFVYRSMLFAARNFDGTPDAAVSDDVQEQIDAAVEQFREAVQAYDVRRAGDAAVELAQFGNEYIQQHEPWQLADGSDEQAQVIRDCLQVATAVAVLLEPICPEKAETVWDQLNVDADVHAAETDAVYAEPGAFDEPDELFEKIEDDRVDELDAALEAKIEEATEDEDDEDDDDTEMADTELEPLIDDRIDFDTFEGLDIRVGRIESAEGIEGADKLARLEVDIGVETRQVVAGIKQLHDLDELEGKKVIVLANLEQAELFGVESNGMVLAAGEQADLLTTHEDAEPGTKVR; encoded by the coding sequence ATGAGCCACGAGGAGTTCCCGACCGACCGTCCCGCGGTGGTGACGTGTGGACTGCCGTACGCCAACGGCGACCTCCACATCGGTCACCTCCGGGGGTACACCGCCGCCGACGCGGTGAACCGTTCGCTGAAGAAGCTCGGCCAGCAGTCCGCCTACGTCTGCGGGTCGGATATGCACGGCACGCCCATCGCCGTCAACGCCGCCGAGGAGGGCGTCTCCCCCGAGGAGTTCGCGATGGGGTACCACGAGGAGTACGCCGAGGCGTTCCCGAAGTTCAACGTCGAGTTCGACAACTACGGCCACACCCACGACGAGACCAACACCGAACTCACCCGGGAGTTCGTCGAGCGCCTCGAGGACGCGGGCTACGTGTACGAGGACGAGATCATGGTCGCGTGGGACCCCGAGGAGGACCAGCCCCTGCCCGACCGCTACGTCGAGGGGACCTGCCCGTACTGCGGCGCGCAGGCCCGCGGCGACGAGTGTGACGAGGGCTGTGGCCGCCACCTCGAACCCGGCGAGATCGAAAACCCCGTCTCGACGCTGACGGGCAACCCCGCGGAGTACCGCGAGCGCGAGCACAAGTACTTCGCCGTCTCCGAACTCGCGGAGTACCTCTCCGACTTCCTCGACCGCCTCGAAGGGACGTCGAACGCCCAGAACCAGCCCCGCGAGTGGCTCGAGGAGGGGTTACAGGACTGGTGTATCACGCGAGATATGGACTGGGGGGTCGACTACCCCGGCGAGGACGAGCTCGTGCTCTACGTCTGGGTCGACGCCCCGATCGAGTACGTCTCCTCCACGAAGCAGTACTCCGAGCGCGTCGGCGCCGACGAGTACGACTGGGAGGAGGTGTGGGGCCGCGACGGCGGCGACGGCGGCGAGATCGTCCACGTCATCGGCCGCGACATCATCCAGCACCACACCATCTTCTGGCCGGCGATGCTCCACGCCACGGGTCACGCGGAACCGCGTGCGGTCTGTGCGACCGGTTTCGTCACCATCGACGGCAAGGGGCTCTCGACCAGCCGCAACCGCGCGATCTGGGCCGAAGAGTACCTCGACGAGGGGTTCCACCCGGACCTGCTGCGCTACTACCTCACCACGATGGGTGGGTTCCAGCAGGACCTCGACTTCACGTGGGAGCGGTTCCAGGAGCGCGTCAACGGCGAACTCGTCGGCACCGTCGGCAACTTCGTCTACCGCTCGATGCTGTTCGCCGCGCGGAACTTCGACGGCACGCCCGACGCCGCGGTCAGCGACGACGTGCAGGAGCAGATCGACGCCGCAGTCGAGCAGTTCCGCGAGGCCGTGCAGGCGTACGACGTGCGCCGCGCCGGCGACGCCGCGGTCGAACTCGCGCAGTTCGGCAACGAGTACATCCAGCAGCACGAGCCGTGGCAGTTGGCGGACGGCAGCGACGAGCAGGCCCAGGTCATCCGCGACTGCCTGCAGGTCGCGACGGCCGTCGCCGTCCTGCTCGAACCGATCTGCCCGGAGAAAGCCGAGACGGTCTGGGACCAGCTGAACGTCGACGCCGACGTCCACGCCGCCGAGACCGACGCGGTGTACGCCGAGCCGGGCGCGTTCGACGAGCCCGACGAGCTGTTCGAGAAGATCGAGGACGACCGCGTCGACGAACTCGACGCGGCGCTGGAGGCGAAGATCGAGGAGGCCACGGAGGACGAAGACGACGAGGACGACGACGACACCGAGATGGCCGACACCGAACTCGAACCCCTGATCGACGACCGCATCGATTTCGACACGTTCGAAGGGCTGGACATCCGCGTCGGCCGCATCGAGTCGGCCGAGGGGATCGAGGGCGCCGACAAGCTGGCGCGACTCGAAGTGGATATCGGCGTCGAGACCCGCCAGGTCGTCGCCGGCATCAAGCAGCTCCACGATCTGGACGAACTCGAGGGGAAGAAAGTGATCGTGCTCGCGAACCTCGAGCAGGCCGAACTGTTCGGCGTCGAGTCCAACGGGATGGTGCTCGCCGCGGGCGAGCAGGCGGATCTGCTGACGACCCACGAGGACGCCGAGCCGGGGACGAAGGTACGGTGA
- a CDS encoding M48 family metallopeptidase: MAVVGSILAAFYLVVVAAAMVMYGTGIVPFAIAGSVLLVGVQYKIGKWAALRSVGAEELSESQHPEIHRVVEKHSDAMGIDKPELKIARMGVPNAFAVGRKGAGIVVVSEELIQLLDREELEGVLAHELAHIANRDVITMQLGQGIASIVGIAAQFAVLLTGDNDIADFFLAIVVGNVVQFIVMIFVLAISRYREYVADADAKRAIGGGDPLARALEKIQQGNQRGAESSRTGRRGRGGRQQDGGVDQQVSALCISSPDSGFLQKIVSTHPPMEKRIERLRS, from the coding sequence ATGGCCGTCGTGGGGAGCATCCTCGCGGCGTTCTATCTGGTCGTGGTCGCGGCCGCGATGGTAATGTACGGTACGGGAATCGTCCCGTTCGCCATCGCCGGCAGCGTCCTGCTCGTCGGCGTCCAGTACAAGATCGGCAAGTGGGCGGCGCTGCGCAGCGTCGGCGCCGAGGAGCTCTCCGAGAGCCAGCATCCGGAGATCCACCGCGTGGTGGAGAAACACTCCGACGCGATGGGGATCGACAAACCCGAACTCAAGATCGCCCGGATGGGCGTTCCCAACGCCTTCGCCGTCGGGCGGAAAGGTGCGGGCATCGTCGTCGTCTCCGAGGAGCTGATCCAACTCCTCGACCGCGAGGAGCTGGAGGGCGTGCTGGCTCACGAACTCGCCCACATCGCCAACCGGGACGTGATCACGATGCAGCTCGGGCAGGGGATCGCCTCGATCGTCGGTATCGCTGCGCAGTTCGCGGTGCTGCTCACCGGCGACAACGACATCGCGGACTTCTTCCTCGCCATCGTGGTGGGGAACGTCGTCCAGTTCATCGTGATGATCTTCGTGCTCGCGATCTCGCGGTACCGTGAGTACGTCGCCGACGCCGACGCGAAACGCGCCATCGGCGGCGGTGACCCGCTCGCGCGGGCGCTGGAGAAGATCCAGCAGGGGAACCAGCGCGGCGCCGAGTCCTCACGAACCGGCCGCCGCGGCCGGGGTGGCCGCCAGCAGGACGGCGGCGTCGACCAGCAGGTGAGCGCGCTGTGTATCTCCAGCCCGGACAGCGGGTTCCTCCAGAAGATCGTCTCCACCCACCCGCCGATGGAGAAACGCATCGAACGCCTCCGCTCCTGA
- a CDS encoding ferredoxin: MRIEYDRDTCIGMFQCVAEWDAFERDEDAGKAVLVDSEEAEADLFVREVPEDAELDAKFAARACPVDAIAVYDDDGEQIV, translated from the coding sequence ATGCGAATCGAGTACGACCGGGACACCTGTATCGGGATGTTCCAGTGCGTCGCCGAGTGGGACGCGTTCGAGCGCGACGAGGACGCCGGGAAAGCGGTGCTCGTCGATAGTGAGGAGGCCGAGGCGGACCTGTTCGTCCGCGAGGTGCCCGAGGACGCGGAACTCGACGCGAAGTTCGCCGCGCGGGCCTGCCCCGTCGACGCGATCGCCGTCTACGACGACGACGGCGAGCAGATCGTCTGA
- a CDS encoding DEAD/DEAH box helicase, with product MAATDDVGRIDHPLLTPDFLEQRRYQLELAGTAKAAHTLVCLPTGLGKTTVSLLVTAERLDTVGGKALMLAPTKPLVQQHAEFYREALQVPDDEIVVFTGDVSPDDRAELWDSATVVIATPQVVENDLVGNRVSLSDVTHVTFDECHRATGDYAYVYIAERYHADAADPLVTGMSASPGGDEEEILQVCENLGLSEVEVMTEEDADVDEFTHDTDVQWERVELPEEILEMRELLNEVITERLEDLKELGVTNTTQPDLSQKKLNGMRAELQKLINNDQSEGYQGMSTHAEVMKLRRAVELVETQSVESVRRYFERQREDARSSGASKASQRMVSDPRVRRAMRKADTYDGLHPKFSQARILLAQTLGIGDGERVIVFTESRDTAEALTEFLGESFETRKFVGQGDKEGSDGMTQKQQQERLEAFRNGEFEVLVSTSVAEEGLDVPEVDLVLFYEPVPTAIRSIQRKGRTGRQAEGKVVVLLAEDTRDEAFFWIARRREQEMEEELRELKGVADEVEEELDDGQQALSAFDGSPAMGGSGGDGSASSADSADARDERLSPGLDDFAEQDGEDDADAEAADDAGADNTEEGVVATAESDPDEAEIEIVVDQRELDSPIAKELSRREGVRTRLETLEVGDYVLSDRVAVERKSVADFLDTLTGGDRSMFEQVGDLSRAYARPVVILEGEDLYSERNVHPNAIRGALSSLAIDFDASVLRTEDEDDTADLLEVVAGREQEESDREVSVHGEKSGKTLAEQQEYVVGSVADIGPVTARALLAEFKTVEAVMTAKKEDLMEVDGVGEVTADRLREVVGSEYTG from the coding sequence ATGGCGGCCACCGACGACGTCGGCCGGATCGACCACCCGCTGCTGACCCCCGACTTCCTCGAGCAACGGCGCTACCAGCTCGAGCTCGCGGGCACCGCGAAGGCCGCCCACACGCTCGTCTGTCTCCCCACCGGCCTCGGGAAGACGACGGTCTCGCTGCTCGTCACGGCCGAACGGCTGGACACCGTCGGCGGGAAGGCACTGATGCTGGCGCCGACGAAGCCGCTGGTCCAGCAGCACGCCGAGTTCTACCGCGAAGCCCTCCAGGTTCCGGACGACGAGATCGTCGTGTTCACCGGCGACGTGAGCCCGGACGACCGCGCCGAACTCTGGGACTCCGCGACCGTCGTTATCGCCACCCCGCAGGTCGTCGAGAACGACCTCGTGGGCAACCGCGTCTCGCTGTCGGACGTGACCCACGTCACGTTCGACGAGTGCCACCGCGCGACCGGCGACTACGCCTACGTCTACATCGCGGAGCGCTACCACGCCGACGCCGCCGACCCGCTCGTGACGGGGATGTCCGCCTCCCCCGGCGGCGACGAGGAGGAGATCCTCCAAGTCTGTGAGAACCTCGGGCTCTCGGAGGTGGAAGTGATGACCGAGGAGGACGCCGACGTCGACGAGTTCACCCACGACACCGACGTGCAGTGGGAGCGCGTCGAACTGCCCGAGGAGATCTTGGAGATGCGGGAGCTCCTGAACGAAGTCATCACGGAGCGACTGGAGGATCTGAAGGAGCTGGGCGTCACCAACACCACTCAGCCGGATCTCTCACAGAAGAAGCTCAACGGGATGCGCGCGGAGCTGCAGAAGCTGATCAACAACGACCAGAGCGAGGGGTACCAGGGGATGAGCACCCACGCGGAGGTGATGAAGCTCCGCCGCGCGGTCGAACTGGTCGAGACCCAGTCCGTCGAGTCCGTCCGGCGCTACTTCGAGCGCCAGCGCGAGGACGCCCGCTCCTCCGGCGCCTCGAAGGCCAGCCAGCGCATGGTGAGCGACCCTCGGGTCCGCCGGGCGATGCGGAAAGCCGACACGTACGACGGGCTCCACCCCAAGTTCTCGCAGGCCCGCATCCTGCTCGCCCAGACGCTGGGTATCGGCGACGGCGAGCGAGTCATCGTGTTCACCGAATCGCGCGACACCGCCGAGGCGCTGACGGAGTTCCTCGGCGAGAGCTTCGAGACCCGGAAGTTCGTCGGGCAGGGTGACAAGGAGGGGTCGGACGGGATGACCCAGAAACAGCAGCAGGAACGGCTCGAAGCGTTCCGCAACGGCGAGTTCGAGGTGCTGGTCTCCACCTCCGTCGCCGAGGAGGGGCTGGACGTGCCCGAGGTCGACCTCGTGCTGTTCTACGAGCCCGTTCCGACCGCGATCCGCTCCATCCAGCGCAAGGGCCGGACCGGGCGACAGGCCGAGGGGAAGGTGGTCGTCCTGCTCGCTGAGGACACCCGCGACGAGGCCTTCTTCTGGATCGCCCGCCGGCGCGAGCAGGAGATGGAGGAGGAGCTCCGGGAGCTGAAAGGTGTCGCCGACGAGGTGGAGGAGGAGCTGGACGACGGTCAGCAGGCGCTCTCGGCGTTCGACGGCTCGCCGGCGATGGGAGGCAGTGGGGGTGACGGGTCGGCGTCCAGCGCCGACAGCGCCGACGCCCGCGACGAACGGCTCTCCCCCGGACTCGACGACTTCGCCGAGCAGGACGGCGAGGACGACGCCGATGCCGAGGCGGCCGACGATGCCGGGGCCGACAACACCGAGGAGGGCGTCGTCGCCACCGCCGAATCCGACCCGGACGAGGCGGAGATCGAGATCGTCGTCGACCAGCGCGAACTCGACTCGCCGATCGCGAAGGAGCTCTCCCGGCGCGAGGGCGTCCGGACCCGCCTCGAAACGCTGGAGGTCGGCGACTACGTGCTCTCGGATCGCGTCGCCGTCGAGCGGAAGTCGGTCGCCGACTTCCTCGACACGCTGACCGGCGGCGACCGCTCGATGTTCGAGCAGGTGGGCGACCTCTCGCGGGCGTACGCCCGGCCGGTGGTGATTCTCGAGGGCGAGGACCTCTACAGCGAGCGCAACGTCCACCCCAACGCGATCCGCGGCGCGCTCTCCTCGCTGGCGATCGACTTCGACGCCAGCGTGCTCCGCACCGAGGACGAAGACGACACTGCCGACCTCCTCGAAGTCGTGGCGGGCCGCGAGCAGGAGGAGAGCGACCGCGAGGTGTCGGTCCACGGCGAGAAGTCAGGGAAAACGCTGGCCGAACAGCAGGAGTACGTTGTCGGCAGCGTCGCCGACATCGGCCCCGTCACCGCGCGGGCGCTGTTGGCGGAGTTCAAGACCGTCGAGGCGGTGATGACCGCGAAGAAGGAGGATCTGATGGAAGTGGACGGCGTCGGCGAGGTGACGGCGGACCGACTGCGGGAAGTCGTCGGCTCCGAGTATACTGGCTGA
- a CDS encoding Sjogren's syndrome/scleroderma autoantigen 1 family protein, translated as MSEEFDKEAEREKLREKLEKDEQKRQETQRMSELLLQGATMTNEHCENCGDPLFRDGEETFCPTCRGSGAGEQPDEAAGQPQQAGQQTTDQPRPDGQQASEEPRQQTPEATRPAGDRSNGTAEPSNRADVTERVQRAGSAEQSAGRQSSDPAQSAGADPRAELQRAVTRAARKANEATDPRTAKQWLEASKEAAEALEALER; from the coding sequence ATGAGCGAGGAGTTCGACAAGGAGGCCGAACGGGAGAAGCTCCGCGAGAAGCTGGAGAAAGACGAACAGAAGCGCCAGGAGACCCAGCGCATGAGCGAACTCCTGCTGCAGGGGGCGACGATGACCAACGAGCACTGCGAGAACTGCGGCGACCCCCTGTTCCGCGACGGCGAGGAGACGTTCTGTCCGACCTGTCGCGGTTCCGGCGCGGGGGAACAGCCCGACGAGGCGGCCGGGCAGCCTCAGCAGGCGGGACAGCAGACGACTGATCAGCCCCGGCCCGACGGACAGCAGGCGTCCGAGGAGCCGCGCCAGCAGACTCCGGAGGCGACTCGACCGGCCGGCGATCGGTCGAACGGGACGGCCGAGCCGTCGAACCGTGCCGACGTGACGGAACGAGTGCAGCGTGCCGGGAGCGCCGAACAGTCGGCGGGCCGGCAGTCGTCCGACCCCGCGCAGTCCGCCGGCGCCGATCCGCGAGCCGAACTCCAGCGTGCCGTGACCCGGGCGGCGCGGAAGGCGAACGAGGCGACCGATCCCCGGACCGCGAAACAGTGGCTGGAAGCGTCGAAAGAGGCGGCCGAGGCACTGGAAGCGCTGGAGCGGTAG
- a CDS encoding NifU family protein, which translates to MSTESQSGDDLRDRVSNFLRRNFPQIQMHGGSSSITHLDRESGEVHIKLGGACSGCGISPMTIQAIKSRMVKEIPEIEKVEADTGMDAGADGDLGGTGGSSMSPDFPGEGDDDGEDDEGPQAPF; encoded by the coding sequence ATGAGCACGGAGAGCCAGTCCGGCGACGACCTTCGCGACCGCGTCAGCAACTTCCTGCGGCGCAACTTCCCGCAGATCCAGATGCACGGCGGTTCGTCCTCGATCACCCACCTCGACCGCGAGTCGGGCGAAGTGCACATCAAGCTCGGCGGCGCGTGTTCGGGCTGTGGCATCTCGCCGATGACGATCCAGGCGATCAAGTCCCGGATGGTCAAGGAGATCCCCGAGATCGAGAAAGTCGAAGCCGACACCGGCATGGACGCCGGCGCCGACGGCGACCTCGGCGGCACCGGCGGCAGCAGCATGAGTCCCGACTTCCCCGGCGAGGGCGACGACGACGGCGAGGACGACGAAGGGCCGCAGGCCCCGTTCTAA
- a CDS encoding DUF5783 family protein, producing MAEFDPETFEEEKYTEHFTELQRAYKNAFETMNGRYDSDLIHAIDQQVLNESEPHFVDGRFEVDLPESPEDRLTAVNPDAERLRETLDQYTDEIVAELHELFGVEKPENGD from the coding sequence ATGGCCGAGTTCGACCCCGAGACGTTCGAGGAGGAGAAGTACACCGAGCACTTCACCGAGCTCCAGCGCGCCTACAAGAACGCGTTCGAGACGATGAACGGTCGGTACGACTCCGACCTGATCCACGCGATCGACCAGCAGGTGCTCAACGAGTCCGAACCCCACTTCGTCGACGGCCGTTTCGAGGTCGACCTTCCCGAGAGCCCGGAAGACCGCCTGACAGCGGTGAACCCCGACGCCGAACGGCTGCGCGAGACGCTCGATCAGTACACCGACGAGATCGTCGCCGAGCTCCACGAGCTGTTCGGCGTCGAGAAGCCCGAGAACGGCGACTGA
- a CDS encoding fumarylacetoacetate hydrolase family protein — MRYLARTTDGDPLLGDDDGFVPLDAATPEHASVRDALLAAAGGDLPAPDNATAERIPREHLSLGAFLDDPGKLFGIGLNYVEHAGDLSEDAPEEPASFFKPATAATGPGGPIRLPPASISERVTAEAELAVVIGRTCRNVDVGDAADVIAGYAPVIDVTAEDVLQRNPRFLTRAKSFDTFLVLGPHLAVPESGTNLSGTTVRTVIDGETVAENVVGNMTFPPRELVAYHSDVMTLEPGDVISTGTPGAGVIEPGSHVRAEVEGIDGVEADVVR, encoded by the coding sequence ATGCGCTACCTCGCGAGAACCACCGACGGCGACCCGTTGCTGGGCGACGACGACGGGTTCGTCCCGCTCGACGCAGCCACGCCCGAGCACGCGAGCGTCCGCGACGCGCTCCTCGCCGCGGCCGGGGGTGATCTGCCTGCCCCCGACAACGCCACCGCCGAGAGGATCCCTCGCGAGCACCTCTCGCTGGGCGCGTTCCTCGACGATCCGGGCAAACTGTTCGGTATCGGCCTCAACTACGTCGAACACGCCGGCGACCTCTCGGAGGACGCGCCCGAGGAGCCGGCGAGTTTCTTCAAGCCGGCGACGGCCGCGACCGGGCCGGGTGGCCCGATCCGGCTCCCCCCGGCGTCGATCAGCGAGCGCGTGACCGCCGAGGCGGAGTTGGCGGTCGTGATCGGCCGAACGTGCCGGAACGTCGACGTCGGGGACGCAGCAGACGTCATCGCGGGCTACGCGCCGGTGATCGACGTGACCGCCGAGGACGTGCTTCAGCGCAACCCTCGCTTCCTCACTCGGGCGAAGAGCTTCGACACGTTCCTCGTGCTCGGCCCGCATCTCGCGGTTCCGGAGTCGGGGACGAATCTCTCCGGGACGACGGTTCGGACGGTGATCGACGGCGAGACGGTCGCGGAGAACGTCGTCGGCAACATGACGTTCCCGCCGCGGGAGCTGGTGGCGTATCACTCCGACGTGATGACCTTGGAGCCCGGCGACGTGATTTCGACGGGCACCCCCGGTGCGGGCGTGATCGAGCCCGGATCGCACGTTCGCGCCGAGGTCGAGGGGATCGATGGTGTGGAGGCGGACGTAGTGCGGTAG
- a CDS encoding helicase C-terminal domain-containing protein, producing MDPARIPDSFPAPSFRGNQERALAEIREAFAAGNDVVLVRAPTGSGKSLLARSIMGAARTVEEADPAQPTGAYYTTPQVSQLDDVEADELLEDFRVIRGKNNYDCILPGEHDTPVDQAPCVRKKGFDCTVRHRCPYFSDRAIASNQPIAAMTLAYFMQTAGSDVFRMRDVVVVDEAHGLAEWAEMYAAVELTPRRVPVWDEVDVPDVTEATGDPVEGAVRFSEQLLERCEAEKDELLANPELTPEEAARRDRLQELISELSYFVEEYRDPNSPTTWVVDQPDGAGGSITIKPLDPAKYLQHTVWDRGSKFALLSATILNKEAFCRGVGLDPEDVALVEVGHTFPVENRPLYDVTQGKMTYERRDETLPKIADLVVRLLAKHSEEKGLVHCHSYGIQEPLADRLAALGVGGRVRVHDRENRDAQLEAWKASDEPELFLSVKMEEALNLEGDLCRWQVLCKAPYLNTKDSRVEQRLEEGQWAWYYRAALRTVIQACGRVVRSPEDYGATYLADDSLLELFDRASTDIPEWFQEQVDRLSRPDLPEADPAAALAGVDASPSARSQGGQSGRRQQSSGSGTRSSSSSSTGASSGSGSSSDGSSPANKTEAEAEKRENHPLSDVWGDG from the coding sequence GTGGATCCCGCCCGCATCCCCGACTCGTTCCCCGCGCCCTCCTTCCGTGGCAACCAGGAGCGGGCGCTCGCGGAGATCCGCGAGGCGTTCGCGGCCGGGAACGACGTGGTGCTCGTGCGCGCGCCGACGGGCAGCGGCAAGTCCCTCCTCGCGCGGTCGATCATGGGCGCCGCCAGAACCGTCGAGGAGGCCGACCCCGCCCAGCCCACCGGCGCCTACTACACCACGCCGCAGGTCAGCCAGCTCGACGACGTGGAGGCCGACGAGCTGCTCGAGGACTTCCGGGTGATCCGCGGCAAGAACAACTACGACTGCATCCTCCCCGGCGAGCACGACACGCCGGTCGACCAGGCCCCCTGCGTCCGCAAGAAGGGGTTCGACTGCACGGTCCGTCATCGCTGTCCGTACTTCTCGGACCGCGCGATCGCGAGCAACCAACCGATCGCGGCGATGACGCTCGCGTACTTCATGCAAACCGCCGGCAGCGACGTGTTCCGGATGCGCGACGTCGTCGTCGTCGACGAGGCCCACGGGCTCGCGGAGTGGGCCGAGATGTACGCCGCCGTCGAACTCACGCCCCGCCGGGTCCCGGTCTGGGACGAGGTGGACGTGCCGGACGTGACGGAGGCGACGGGCGATCCGGTCGAGGGCGCCGTCCGCTTCTCGGAACAGCTGCTCGAACGCTGTGAGGCCGAGAAGGACGAACTGCTCGCCAACCCCGAACTCACCCCCGAGGAGGCCGCCCGGCGGGATCGCTTGCAGGAGCTCATCAGCGAACTCTCCTACTTCGTCGAGGAGTACCGCGACCCCAACTCGCCGACGACGTGGGTCGTCGATCAGCCCGACGGTGCGGGCGGATCGATCACGATCAAGCCGCTCGACCCCGCGAAGTACCTCCAGCACACCGTCTGGGACCGCGGGTCGAAGTTCGCGCTGCTGTCGGCGACGATCCTCAACAAGGAGGCGTTCTGCCGCGGCGTCGGTCTCGATCCCGAGGACGTCGCGCTCGTGGAGGTGGGCCACACGTTCCCCGTCGAGAACCGCCCGCTGTACGACGTCACGCAGGGGAAGATGACGTACGAACGCCGCGACGAGACGCTGCCGAAGATCGCCGACCTCGTCGTCCGGCTGCTGGCGAAACACAGTGAGGAGAAGGGGCTAGTTCACTGCCACTCCTACGGGATCCAGGAGCCGCTCGCCGACCGACTCGCCGCGCTGGGCGTCGGCGGTCGCGTGCGCGTCCACGACCGGGAGAACCGCGACGCGCAGCTGGAAGCGTGGAAAGCCAGCGACGAACCCGAACTGTTCCTCTCGGTGAAGATGGAGGAGGCGCTGAACCTGGAGGGCGACCTCTGCCGCTGGCAGGTGCTCTGCAAGGCGCCGTACCTCAACACGAAGGACTCCCGGGTCGAGCAGCGACTGGAGGAGGGCCAGTGGGCGTGGTACTACCGCGCGGCCCTGAGAACCGTGATCCAGGCCTGCGGTCGCGTCGTGCGCTCGCCGGAGGATTACGGCGCCACCTACCTCGCGGACGACTCGCTGCTCGAACTGTTCGACCGCGCGAGTACGGACATCCCCGAGTGGTTCCAGGAGCAGGTCGACCGACTCTCCCGGCCGGATCTCCCCGAGGCCGACCCCGCAGCCGCGCTCGCGGGCGTCGACGCCAGCCCGAGCGCGCGTTCGCAGGGGGGCCAGAGCGGACGGCGACAGCAGTCGAGCGGTTCCGGGACTCGGTCGAGTTCGTCGTCTTCGACGGGGGCGTCGTCCGGTTCGGGATCGAGTTCCGACGGCAGTTCGCCGGCGAACAAGACCGAGGCCGAGGCGGAGAAGCGTGAGAACCATCCGCTGTCGGACGTATGGGGTGACGGATGA
- a CDS encoding 60S ribosomal export protein NMD3, with the protein MSKSGEFCPRCGDDVPERPEPLPGEPRDRDAALCDACYFEQFDLVDAPDRIEVLVCSRCGAVHRGNRWVDVGAKDYTDVAVDEVAEALGVHLKAEQVQWGVDPEQVDQNTIRMHCTFSGIVRGTPVEEQVVVPVKVSRGTCKRCGRISGGAYAGEVQVRAEEREPTKQERERAMEIADEMVREREADGDRDAFVTEAKPVDDGADIKLSTNKLGRALSKRLVEEFGGDFEEYATLVTEDSDGNEVYRVTFAVRLPRYRPDEIIDPEDGDGPVLVSSVRGNLKGIRLTSGERYEARFDEGDAPDAIRLGDRDDAVDTTVVAVEDEHAVQVLDPETFETVSIPRPDFFDAEADEVAVLKSRSGLHMVPADGEGSASADD; encoded by the coding sequence ATGAGTAAGTCCGGCGAGTTCTGCCCTCGCTGCGGCGACGACGTGCCCGAGCGCCCCGAGCCGTTGCCCGGGGAGCCGCGGGACCGCGACGCCGCACTCTGTGACGCCTGCTACTTCGAGCAGTTCGACCTCGTCGACGCGCCCGACCGCATCGAAGTGCTCGTCTGCTCGCGCTGCGGTGCGGTCCACCGCGGCAACCGCTGGGTCGACGTCGGCGCGAAAGACTACACTGACGTCGCCGTCGACGAGGTCGCCGAAGCGCTCGGCGTCCACCTCAAGGCCGAACAGGTCCAGTGGGGCGTCGACCCCGAACAGGTCGACCAGAACACGATCCGTATGCACTGCACGTTCTCCGGGATCGTCCGGGGGACGCCCGTCGAGGAGCAGGTCGTCGTCCCCGTCAAGGTCTCCCGAGGCACCTGCAAGCGCTGTGGCCGCATCTCCGGCGGCGCCTACGCCGGCGAGGTGCAGGTCCGCGCCGAGGAGCGCGAACCCACCAAGCAGGAGCGCGAGCGCGCCATGGAGATCGCCGACGAGATGGTGCGGGAGCGGGAGGCCGACGGCGACCGCGACGCGTTCGTCACCGAGGCCAAACCCGTCGACGACGGCGCCGACATCAAGCTCTCGACCAACAAGCTCGGCCGCGCGCTCTCGAAGCGCCTCGTGGAGGAGTTCGGCGGCGACTTCGAGGAGTACGCCACCCTCGTGACCGAGGACTCCGACGGCAACGAGGTGTACCGTGTGACGTTCGCGGTCCGCCTCCCGCGCTACCGGCCGGACGAGATCATCGACCCCGAGGACGGCGACGGGCCGGTGCTCGTCAGCTCCGTCCGCGGGAACCTCAAAGGGATCAGACTCACCTCCGGCGAGCGCTACGAAGCCCGGTTCGACGAGGGTGACGCCCCCGACGCGATCCGACTCGGCGATCGCGACGACGCCGTCGACACGACCGTCGTCGCCGTCGAGGACGAGCACGCGGTGCAGGTGCTCGACCCCGAGACGTTCGAGACGGTGAGCATCCCGCGACCCGACTTCTTCGACGCCGAGGCCGACGAGGTGGCGGTGCTGAAATCCCGCTCGGGGCTGCATATGGTGCCCGCGGACGGCGAGGGGTCCGCGAGCGCCGACGACTGA